A part of Hippopotamus amphibius kiboko isolate mHipAmp2 chromosome 16, mHipAmp2.hap2, whole genome shotgun sequence genomic DNA contains:
- the CLEC3A gene encoding C-type lectin domain family 3 member A — translation MAKNGLIIYILVITLLLDQTTSHTSKFKARKHSKRRVKEKDGDLKTQVEKLWREVNALKEMQALQTVCLRGTKFHKKCYLATEGLKHFHEANEDCISKGGTLVVPRSSDEINALRDYGKRSLPGVNDFWLGINDMVTEGKFVDVNGLAISFLSWDSAQPNGGKRENCVFLSQSAQGKWSDEVCRSSKRYICEFTIPQ, via the exons ATGGCAAAGAATGGACTTATAATTTACATACTGGTTATCACCTTACTCTTGGACCAGACTACCAGCCACACATCCAAGTTCAAAGCCAGGAAGCACAGCAAACGTCGAGTGAAAG AAAAGGATGGAGACCTGAAGACTCAAGTGGAAAAGCTCTGGAGAGAAGTCAATGCCCTAAAGGAAATGCAAGCCCTACAGACAG TCTGTCTCCGAGGCACAAAATTTCACAAGAAGTGCTACCTTGCTACGGAAGGCTTGAAGCACTTCCACGAAGCCAACGAAGATTGCATTTCCAAGGGAGGGACCCTGGTTGTCCCCAGAAGCTCTGACGAAATCAATGCCCTCCGAGACTATGGTAAAAGGAGCCTGCCGGGGGTCAATGACTTTTGGCTGGGCATCAATGACATGGTCACAGAAGGCAAGTTTGTCGACGTCAATGGACTCGCCATCTCCTTCCTCAGCTGGGACAGTGCACAGCCTAACGGTGGCAAACGGGAAAACTGTGTTTTCCTCTCCCAGTCAGCTCAGGGCAAATGGAGTGACGAGGTCTGTCGTAGCAGCAAAAGGTACATATGTGAGTTCACCATCCCCCAGTAG